The Peribacillus sp. FSL P2-0133 genome has a segment encoding these proteins:
- a CDS encoding lysylphosphatidylglycerol synthase transmembrane domain-containing protein, producing the protein MRRFFKLGPAFLILIVFVFLTIHYFDGKQVWKGISELFKHPFLLVIMWIVYFLSFCLKGWAWQLYLKGKARFSTCLLGILYSLLVNHLLPIKVGDLVRVQILSVRDDKVNYEEALHSVVVLRVLDMLCLIGITLTGLLGLDVSFKFPVWSIIAGSIFCMITLSVLHKYFPAFLKRHISLLKNAFSGRNGLAIILVTFFSWVLEGGILYGTVLALKGDLSFFETVFSNSITIAGQIFQITPGGIGNYESFLVFALGLFGFPLIEGYTIAVITHFMKFLFSYMAGAVVILIYPVSFKTVKGWVWIKGVRRK; encoded by the coding sequence ATGAGACGATTCTTTAAGCTGGGTCCTGCTTTTTTGATACTTATTGTTTTTGTTTTCTTAACCATTCATTATTTTGATGGGAAACAGGTATGGAAAGGTATAAGTGAATTATTTAAGCATCCTTTTTTGCTTGTAATAATGTGGATCGTTTATTTCCTTTCCTTTTGTTTAAAAGGATGGGCTTGGCAGCTTTATTTAAAAGGAAAGGCTCGTTTTTCAACATGTCTTTTGGGGATTTTATATAGCTTATTAGTGAATCACCTACTTCCTATAAAAGTGGGTGATCTAGTGAGGGTCCAAATCTTAAGTGTAAGGGACGACAAGGTAAACTATGAGGAAGCTTTACATTCAGTCGTTGTATTAAGGGTTCTGGATATGCTCTGCTTAATAGGGATTACCTTGACAGGCCTGTTAGGCCTGGATGTAAGCTTTAAATTTCCTGTATGGAGCATCATAGCCGGTAGTATCTTTTGTATGATTACTTTATCTGTTTTACATAAATATTTTCCTGCCTTTTTAAAAAGACATATCTCTTTGCTTAAAAATGCTTTTTCAGGGAGAAATGGTCTGGCTATCATACTAGTTACCTTTTTTAGTTGGGTCTTAGAAGGCGGAATTCTTTATGGTACGGTCCTCGCGCTAAAAGGAGACCTGTCATTTTTTGAAACTGTGTTTTCAAATAGTATCACCATTGCTGGGCAGATATTCCAAATTACACCTGGTGGTATCGGTAATTATGAAAGTTTTCTTGTATTTGCTCTTGGTTTATTTGGATTTCCTCTGATAGAAGGGTATACGATTGCGGTCATAACCCATTTTATGAAATTCTTATTTTCTTATATGGCTGGAGCAGTTGTTATATTAATTTATCCTGTCTCTTTTAAAACAGTGAAAGGGTGGGTTTGGATAAAAGGAGTGAGGAGAAAGTGA
- a CDS encoding DoxX family protein yields the protein MKKSIDNMIFKSLVVLMRVLFGVGWFLAGLTKITGKTGEVSWYEQPTVFLTEYLTKSLDKPNVPEFYKNFIEGAALNHVPFLNYTIPITQIIMGICLIVGLMTLPAIFICLFMQINFILSGNMNLLSLTLYTSAFGLLFFRKDALILSLDRYFRIEDFFKVKKPNYVRWNKTEETLLQK from the coding sequence ATGAAAAAATCAATCGATAATATGATATTTAAATCTCTAGTAGTGCTCATGAGGGTATTATTTGGAGTAGGGTGGTTTTTAGCGGGATTAACTAAAATTACAGGTAAAACAGGTGAAGTATCATGGTACGAACAACCCACAGTGTTCCTTACTGAATATTTGACAAAATCATTGGATAAGCCAAATGTACCCGAATTTTATAAGAACTTTATTGAGGGGGCAGCTTTAAATCATGTGCCGTTTTTAAATTACACAATACCCATTACCCAAATAATTATGGGCATATGCTTGATAGTTGGCCTTATGACATTACCTGCTATTTTTATCTGCTTATTTATGCAAATTAATTTCATCCTTTCCGGTAATATGAATTTGCTTAGCTTAACTCTTTATACTTCTGCGTTCGGATTGTTATTCTTTAGGAAAGATGCATTGATTTTAAGTTTAGATCGATATTTTAGAATTGAAGATTTCTTCAAAGTAAAGAAACCTAACTATGTGAGATGGAATAAAACAGAAGAAACCTTGCTCCAAAAATAA
- a CDS encoding acyl-CoA thioesterase: METKYCKESRVIRTSRIFPNDVNNHNTLFGGRLMNHLDQVSSTSAARHSRRECVTASTDSVDFLHPVRTTDSVSFESYVTWTGTSSMEVFVKIIAEDLKSGNRKIAATALLTFVALDQHNRPTPVPQVIPETEEERKLHETAPDRARIRKERKQKSKELAAFLTANYPWEQYSSC; this comes from the coding sequence ATGGAAACTAAATACTGTAAAGAATCAAGAGTTATAAGAACAAGTCGTATTTTTCCAAATGATGTAAATAATCATAATACTTTGTTCGGTGGTCGTTTGATGAATCACTTGGATCAGGTATCCTCAACTTCTGCAGCGCGTCATAGCCGTAGGGAATGTGTAACTGCCTCTACAGATTCAGTTGATTTTTTACATCCAGTTCGAACAACAGATTCAGTCTCCTTTGAATCTTATGTAACATGGACAGGTACCTCGTCAATGGAAGTCTTTGTGAAAATTATTGCAGAAGACTTAAAAAGCGGTAATCGTAAAATCGCAGCAACTGCACTATTAACTTTTGTAGCACTTGATCAACATAACCGGCCAACACCTGTTCCACAAGTCATTCCAGAAACAGAAGAAGAGCGAAAATTACATGAAACCGCACCTGACCGAGCAAGAATTCGTAAGGAAAGGAAACAAAAAAGTAAGGAATTGGCTGCATTTTTAACCGCAAATTATCCCTGGGAACAATATAGTTCATGCTAA
- a CDS encoding response regulator transcription factor: MRLLLVEDETKVARFISQGLKEYHYVVDVANDGEMASELAYAEDYDLIIVDLMIPKKNGMRLIKELRLNGRNVPILILSAKDSIVDKVEGLDFGADDYMTKPFAFTELLARIRSLLRRNQEKSSPLLQVADLTLNPSTREVIRDGLHIFLSNKEYAILEFLMRNAGKTLSRTLILERVWLDAYNIGTNVVDVYINHLRNKVDKNFDVKLIQTIYSVGYMIKGEK, from the coding sequence ATGCGGTTATTATTGGTGGAAGATGAGACAAAAGTAGCACGCTTTATATCTCAAGGGCTAAAAGAATACCATTATGTTGTAGATGTGGCGAATGATGGTGAAATGGCTTCTGAGCTGGCTTATGCAGAAGATTATGATCTTATTATTGTTGACCTAATGATTCCAAAAAAAAATGGAATGCGGTTAATTAAGGAACTAAGGTTGAATGGAAGAAATGTTCCTATTCTTATTCTCAGTGCCAAAGATTCAATAGTAGATAAAGTAGAGGGACTTGATTTCGGGGCGGATGATTATATGACAAAGCCTTTTGCTTTTACGGAGTTATTAGCACGTATACGGAGTCTGTTAAGACGAAATCAAGAGAAATCATCACCTCTTTTACAAGTCGCTGATTTGACGTTGAATCCTTCTACGAGAGAAGTGATTCGAGATGGACTCCATATATTCCTTTCCAATAAGGAATATGCAATTTTGGAATTTTTGATGAGAAATGCGGGTAAGACTTTGTCTCGAACCTTGATTCTAGAGCGTGTGTGGTTGGATGCTTATAATATAGGAACAAACGTGGTTGATGTTTATATTAATCATCTAAGGAATAAAGTCGATAAAAATTTTGATGTAAAACTAATACAAACGATTTATAGTGTAGGTTATATGATCAAAGGAGAAAAATAA
- a CDS encoding NAD-dependent epimerase/dehydratase family protein, translating to MKIIVTGGAGFIGSHLVKRLIQENHDVYVIDCLHPYYSPKRKEKQLDHVASFGSFHFIQKDLLDRDEMESIFKQISPHVVVHLAALPGVAYSIEEPLKYVDYDIKATINVLEASGKAGVSKIVFASSSSVYGNQSGPFKEEMANGKVISPYAASKYSAESYCHVYEYLYGFQVNILRFFTVYGPWGRPDMAIGSFIKKLMNGEEITLFGDGRARDFTYIDDIVNGIYLSINQLLKSEVINIGSGRPILMDTLLAELKRNFPDMKINKEASRVGDVVNTWADIGKAKRLLGFEPKVDFIKGLSETVKWAKENETIL from the coding sequence ATGAAGATTATTGTAACGGGTGGTGCCGGTTTTATAGGGAGTCATCTTGTCAAAAGGCTTATTCAGGAAAATCACGATGTATATGTCATAGATTGTCTTCATCCGTATTATTCACCAAAAAGAAAAGAGAAACAATTGGATCATGTAGCGAGTTTCGGATCCTTTCACTTTATTCAAAAGGACCTTTTGGATAGAGATGAAATGGAGTCCATATTTAAACAGATTTCTCCGCATGTAGTTGTTCATTTAGCAGCTTTACCTGGTGTTGCTTATTCAATTGAAGAACCTCTTAAATATGTCGATTATGATATTAAAGCAACGATTAATGTGCTTGAAGCTTCAGGTAAGGCAGGTGTTTCCAAAATTGTATTTGCTTCTTCATCCTCAGTTTATGGAAATCAATCAGGACCCTTTAAGGAGGAGATGGCGAACGGAAAGGTTATTTCCCCGTATGCTGCCTCCAAATATTCGGCTGAATCCTATTGTCATGTTTATGAATATCTATATGGTTTTCAGGTGAATATATTGAGGTTTTTTACCGTTTATGGTCCATGGGGACGTCCTGACATGGCAATTGGTAGTTTTATCAAAAAGTTAATGAATGGGGAGGAAATCACCCTCTTTGGTGATGGAAGAGCACGTGATTTTACATACATAGATGACATCGTGAATGGCATTTATTTGTCAATCAATCAACTATTGAAAAGTGAAGTCATCAATATTGGATCGGGAAGACCAATATTAATGGATACTCTATTAGCTGAATTGAAACGGAACTTCCCTGACATGAAAATAAACAAAGAAGCTTCTCGCGTGGGAGATGTTGTAAATACGTGGGCAGATATCGGGAAAGCCAAACGATTGTTAGGTTTTGAACCAAAAGTAGACTTTATAAAAGGACTATCAGAAACGGTAAAGTGGGCTAAGGAAAATGAGACGATTCTTTAA
- a CDS encoding iron transporter: protein MRNLLLILVSIVILALSVACTNQKDKASEQKEKNAKQEKHEQHEKHEQHEEAGEDVTIGHVNKNGMEINAVYMPHSVEVAPVEHGGKEGNIHLEADIHATGDNTFGFHEGEWIPYLSIKYKIHHLDTNKVVEEGKLYQMVAGDPHYASNVYIPQSGNYELTYEISAPDLARHVKDVKGFYEPMTFKWKFKYEESKELSNY, encoded by the coding sequence ATGAGAAACTTATTATTAATTTTGGTATCAATCGTAATTCTTGCCTTATCTGTTGCTTGTACCAATCAAAAAGATAAGGCCTCTGAACAAAAGGAAAAAAATGCAAAACAGGAAAAACATGAACAACATGAAAAACATGAACAACATGAAGAAGCTGGAGAAGATGTAACAATTGGTCATGTAAATAAAAACGGTATGGAGATTAATGCTGTTTATATGCCCCATTCAGTTGAAGTAGCACCTGTAGAACATGGAGGAAAAGAAGGTAACATTCATTTAGAAGCAGACATTCATGCAACGGGGGATAATACTTTTGGATTCCATGAAGGTGAATGGATTCCATATCTATCAATTAAGTATAAAATACATCATCTAGATACAAATAAAGTGGTAGAAGAAGGAAAACTTTATCAAATGGTGGCAGGCGATCCGCATTATGCCTCAAATGTTTATATTCCGCAATCAGGGAATTATGAATTGACTTATGAGATCAGTGCACCTGATTTAGCTCGTCACGTTAAAGATGTTAAAGGTTTCTATGAACCTATGACATTCAAATGGAAATTCAAGTATGAAGAATCTAAAGAATTGTCAAATTATTAA
- a CDS encoding YolD-like family protein: MGTIRDRGIIKGQAALMLPEHKALNKKKDEDDYFLNKKPVLDEYQVEEYENNIHYAMEYHLPISFRLLTREIQLNCMDTVCILILSRKS; this comes from the coding sequence ATGGGTACAATTCGTGATAGAGGAATCATTAAAGGGCAAGCAGCATTGATGTTACCAGAACATAAAGCTTTAAATAAAAAAAAGGATGAGGACGATTATTTCTTAAATAAAAAACCTGTCCTAGATGAATACCAGGTTGAAGAATATGAAAACAACATTCATTATGCGATGGAATATCATTTACCGATAAGTTTTAGATTGCTAACGAGGGAAATCCAATTGAACTGCATGGATACTGTGTGTATATTGATCCTGTCACGAAAGAGTTAA
- a CDS encoding UDP-glucose/GDP-mannose dehydrogenase family protein yields MKNITIVGTGHVGLVTGVTLAEIGHQVVCYDINENDIALMKAGISPFYEPELADLLKKNLNKGQLFFTGDPKLALVDAEIIYIAVGTPTAENGSVDLSYIKEAAKTIAENITKQEVIIVTKSTVPVGTNKLIKQLIVTNLTNEVNINIVSNPEFLREGSAIYDTFSADRIVIGSDCEKAASIIEEINIPFGKTIFITDLLSAEMIKYSSNAFLATKISFINEIANLCEKVGANIEDVAHGMGLDFRIGTQFLKAGIGFGGSCFPKDTRGLIQQASEAGQSLEILEAVIKVNKQQKYVLINKAKQRFGNLKDKKIAILGLAFKPNTNDVRESIAIDIASELTMQGALVMAYDPLALEEAKQILGENIHYALSIEEAITNTDMVFIATDWEELKDFPLEKYEMLMKHPIIFDGRNSYSLEMVSEYNIEYYSIGRPFHNKNNSYSLN; encoded by the coding sequence ATGAAGAACATAACAATCGTTGGAACAGGTCATGTAGGACTAGTTACTGGCGTGACTTTAGCAGAAATAGGTCATCAAGTTGTGTGTTATGATATTAATGAAAATGATATTGCACTAATGAAAGCTGGGATATCTCCCTTTTATGAACCAGAGTTAGCGGATTTATTGAAAAAAAATCTTAATAAAGGTCAATTGTTTTTTACAGGCGATCCCAAACTAGCATTAGTAGATGCAGAAATTATATATATTGCGGTAGGAACACCTACTGCTGAAAATGGAAGTGTTGATCTTAGCTATATCAAAGAGGCTGCAAAAACCATTGCTGAAAACATCACGAAGCAAGAAGTAATAATAGTAACGAAAAGCACTGTCCCCGTTGGCACAAATAAATTAATCAAACAGTTAATTGTAACGAATTTAACAAATGAAGTTAATATAAATATTGTTTCTAATCCCGAGTTTTTAAGAGAGGGCTCCGCAATCTATGATACTTTTTCTGCAGATCGGATTGTTATAGGGTCCGATTGTGAAAAAGCAGCATCTATCATTGAAGAGATAAATATACCTTTTGGGAAAACTATTTTTATTACGGATCTATTAAGTGCTGAAATGATTAAATATAGCTCAAATGCTTTTTTGGCAACTAAGATCAGTTTCATTAATGAAATTGCAAACCTTTGTGAAAAGGTGGGTGCAAACATAGAAGATGTAGCACATGGAATGGGTCTAGATTTTCGAATAGGAACCCAATTCTTAAAAGCAGGAATCGGATTCGGGGGCTCTTGCTTCCCTAAAGACACTCGTGGTCTAATTCAACAAGCTAGTGAAGCTGGGCAATCGCTTGAAATTCTGGAAGCAGTAATAAAGGTAAATAAACAACAAAAGTATGTGTTAATAAATAAAGCAAAGCAACGTTTTGGTAACTTAAAAGACAAAAAGATTGCTATATTAGGATTGGCATTTAAACCGAATACAAACGACGTACGTGAATCAATTGCCATTGATATAGCTTCAGAGCTAACTATGCAAGGAGCATTGGTTATGGCTTATGATCCATTAGCACTTGAAGAAGCGAAGCAAATTTTGGGAGAAAACATTCATTACGCTTTATCCATAGAGGAAGCTATAACAAATACAGACATGGTTTTTATAGCTACTGATTGGGAGGAACTCAAAGACTTCCCCCTAGAAAAATATGAAATGCTAATGAAACACCCAATTATTTTCGATGGAAGAAATAGTTATTCCTTAGAAATGGTGTCGGAATATAATATTGAATATTACTCAATAGGCAGACCTTTTCATAATAAAAATAATTCTTATAGCCTGAATTAG
- a CDS encoding ATP-binding protein has translation MNFFKSIGWRITIWHSIMFMFILFLFSAFLYFTFTDMLTKKVDSMLARELSLITYCLEKKDTFSEIEQHINRSPSFEMVNEEEIYWQIENKQGQIIAGSHNLHGKRIKRSDVLEKKDENVLIWNTELNGTPLRAMSAPMSSKGILNFQITVATYSRILELSILNLKSILLFFIFGFVGISLVMGRLISKKTLHPIHQIINTTNQITATNLHERLPIEGPEDELQSLSKTLNQMINRLETSFTQIQQFTSDVSHELRTSLTIMRGELDVAFIRNRSEEEYKRVLHTVLEEIIYLSDMVEKFLYLSRNTSNSNQIEQKTVDGMLLFQYVRNHLLSLIMKKQIEMHIQIPDPFILYGDEDLLRRLFINLIENALKYTPEGGKVEIKAFSKEKFIYIEVYDHGIGIPDEHLPFIFQRFYRVDDSRSRSQGGTGLGLSLCKWIVEAHKGTIEVFSKPDEGTRVIVKLHAS, from the coding sequence ATGAACTTTTTTAAAAGTATCGGATGGAGAATTACGATTTGGCATTCAATTATGTTTATGTTCATTTTATTCCTATTTAGCGCATTCTTATATTTTACATTTACTGATATGTTAACCAAAAAAGTTGATTCGATGTTGGCCAGAGAGCTCAGTTTAATTACATATTGTTTGGAAAAAAAAGATACGTTTTCTGAAATCGAACAGCACATTAACAGATCGCCAAGTTTTGAGATGGTTAACGAAGAAGAAATATATTGGCAAATTGAAAACAAACAAGGGCAAATCATCGCGGGATCTCATAACTTGCATGGCAAACGAATCAAACGTTCAGATGTGTTGGAGAAGAAGGATGAGAATGTTTTGATTTGGAATACAGAGTTGAATGGTACACCTCTACGCGCCATGTCAGCACCAATGAGTTCTAAGGGAATATTAAACTTTCAAATTACAGTTGCAACATACAGCAGAATATTAGAATTATCAATTTTGAATTTAAAAAGCATTCTTTTATTTTTTATTTTCGGGTTTGTGGGGATCTCACTGGTCATGGGACGGCTGATATCGAAAAAAACGTTACATCCGATTCATCAAATAATCAATACTACCAATCAAATTACCGCAACAAATTTACATGAACGGTTGCCTATTGAAGGGCCAGAAGATGAATTGCAGAGTTTATCTAAAACTCTTAATCAGATGATTAACAGATTAGAAACCTCTTTCACTCAAATCCAGCAGTTTACTTCCGATGTTTCTCATGAACTTCGTACTTCCTTAACGATTATGCGAGGGGAATTAGATGTTGCTTTTATTAGAAATAGATCAGAAGAGGAATATAAACGTGTCCTACATACTGTTTTGGAAGAAATCATCTATTTATCTGATATGGTTGAAAAATTCTTATATTTATCAAGAAATACCTCCAATTCAAATCAGATTGAACAAAAAACAGTCGACGGAATGTTGTTGTTCCAATATGTAAGGAATCATTTATTATCTTTGATTATGAAAAAACAGATTGAAATGCATATTCAAATACCTGATCCATTCATTTTATACGGGGATGAAGATCTCTTGCGAAGATTATTTATTAACTTGATAGAAAATGCGCTTAAGTACACCCCAGAAGGTGGTAAGGTAGAAATCAAAGCGTTCAGTAAAGAAAAATTCATTTATATCGAAGTGTATGATCATGGGATCGGGATTCCAGATGAACACTTGCCTTTTATTTTTCAGCGATTTTATCGTGTGGACGATTCCCGATCAAGAAGTCAAGGAGGAACAGGTTTAGGATTGTCTTTATGTAAATGGATTGTAGAAGCTCACAAAGGGACGATTGAGGTTTTTAGCAAGCCTGATGAAGGAACTAGAGTGATTGTAAAATTGCACGCTAGTTAA
- a CDS encoding SHOCT domain-containing protein — MSFFKKLLGQEYVSPEEKEKALLIKEEKRQQREAEYQIAQQQKKEKQAADMQLMEKYFGKSAGFFTRVGFSLYKSTIIHFEKYIKSPDEEVLIAIPAEYDKTKKREIKGMLIATSHRLIFVTSGIGHGEFTEAFDYRKMNGISLAPDGFAQKELLIDYGRTRKIFDDIANDDQFKQFLNVVRSKMNESKQVTGISKAKNKAATRSDDKYEKLAQVAKLRDQGVLTQEEFEIEKQKILNS, encoded by the coding sequence TTGAGTTTTTTTAAAAAACTTTTAGGGCAAGAGTACGTTTCACCAGAAGAAAAAGAAAAGGCACTTTTAATCAAAGAGGAGAAACGTCAACAAAGAGAAGCGGAATATCAGATCGCCCAACAACAAAAAAAAGAAAAGCAAGCTGCTGACATGCAATTAATGGAGAAATACTTCGGAAAGAGTGCTGGTTTTTTCACTAGGGTAGGTTTTTCTCTCTATAAAAGTACAATTATCCATTTTGAAAAATATATTAAATCCCCCGATGAGGAAGTTTTAATAGCTATACCTGCCGAGTATGATAAAACGAAAAAAAGAGAAATCAAGGGCATGCTTATTGCAACCAGCCACAGACTTATATTTGTTACTAGTGGAATAGGTCACGGTGAGTTCACCGAAGCTTTCGATTATCGAAAAATGAATGGTATTTCACTAGCTCCGGATGGATTTGCTCAAAAAGAGTTATTAATCGATTATGGACGAACCCGCAAAATCTTTGACGACATAGCAAACGACGATCAATTCAAACAATTTCTCAACGTTGTTAGAAGTAAAATGAACGAGTCAAAACAGGTTACTGGAATAAGCAAAGCTAAAAATAAAGCAGCTACACGTTCAGATGATAAGTATGAAAAGCTTGCTCAAGTTGCTAAATTACGTGATCAAGGTGTGCTAACTCAAGAAGAATTTGAAATAGAAAAACAAAAGATTTTAAACTCATGA
- a CDS encoding GntR family transcriptional regulator — protein MSIHQPKRQFLKDRAYEMIKKLLMNGELSPGEFVKEGDLSEQLEMSRTPIRSALQRLEHDGLVRIHPKQGIYICDISVKQVSEVYEIRIALETFALRKLSHSIEKHQLEELYDILNKQYEYIKNEDSYSALEYDMRFHLRIMEFNKNEQMLEMFKSIREKLKFYGKEVLKKKIDRLKQTYDEHVLIVEALEKGNMEEVVRNIEEHIQYGRKTLLDP, from the coding sequence ATGAGCATACACCAACCCAAACGACAATTTTTAAAAGATCGAGCTTATGAGATGATTAAGAAACTACTTATGAACGGAGAGTTATCGCCAGGAGAATTTGTTAAAGAGGGGGATCTTAGTGAACAGTTAGAAATGAGCAGGACTCCTATTCGGTCAGCCCTTCAGCGTTTAGAACATGATGGATTGGTTCGTATTCATCCAAAGCAAGGTATCTATATATGTGATATTTCTGTAAAACAAGTCAGTGAAGTGTATGAAATACGAATTGCACTTGAAACATTTGCGTTACGAAAACTTTCACATAGTATTGAAAAACACCAACTCGAAGAACTATATGACATCTTAAATAAGCAATACGAGTATATAAAAAATGAAGATTCCTATTCAGCACTTGAATACGATATGAGGTTCCATCTTAGAATAATGGAGTTTAATAAAAATGAACAAATGTTAGAGATGTTTAAAAGCATTAGAGAAAAACTGAAATTTTACGGAAAAGAAGTATTAAAGAAAAAAATAGATCGCCTAAAGCAAACATATGATGAACACGTATTAATTGTAGAGGCCCTGGAAAAAGGCAACATGGAAGAAGTAGTTCGAAATATTGAAGAACACATACAATATGGCAGAAAAACGCTTCTGGATCCATGA
- a CDS encoding excalibur calcium-binding domain-containing protein produces the protein MKFIKWIMIAIALFVILSTIIVTPFAWIGLIIFLFGIYQMIQRSKGRVTFSKPGWVVVAGFLLSCILAMIFVEPVNETVPKEKKEITIKQEQKEAEHLAREQKKKEEAARLAEEQKKKEEAARLAEEQKKKEEAARLAEEQKKKEEAARLAEEQKKKEEAAQLAEEQKKKEEAARLAEEKKEQEAVNSVYYENCDAVRSAGAAPVYEGSPGYGKHLDRDGDGIGCDK, from the coding sequence TTGAAGTTTATTAAATGGATTATGATTGCTATTGCTCTATTTGTAATTTTATCTACTATTATCGTTACCCCTTTTGCTTGGATAGGTCTAATAATTTTCTTGTTTGGTATTTACCAAATGATTCAACGTAGTAAAGGAAGAGTGACGTTCTCAAAACCTGGATGGGTAGTTGTAGCAGGATTCTTACTTAGTTGCATACTAGCTATGATTTTTGTAGAACCAGTAAATGAAACTGTACCTAAAGAAAAGAAAGAAATTACTATTAAACAAGAGCAAAAAGAAGCTGAACATTTGGCGAGAGAACAAAAGAAAAAGGAAGAAGCTGCTCGATTAGCTGAGGAACAAAAGAAAAAGGAAGAAGCTGCTCGATTAGCTGAAGAACAAAAGAAAAAGGAAGAAGCTGCTCGATTAGCTGAGGAACAAAAGAAAAAGGAAGAAGCTGCTCGATTAGCTGAGGAACAAAAGAAAAAGGAAGAAGCTGCTCAATTAGCTGAGGAACAAAAGAAAAAGGAAGAAGCTGCTCGATTAGCTGAAGAAAAAAAGGAACAAGAGGCGGTCAACAGTGTTTATTATGAGAACTGTGATGCCGTACGATCCGCCGGTGCAGCGCCTGTATATGAAGGAAGTCCTGGTTACGGCAAGCATCTAGACCGTGATGGTGATGGAATTGGTTGTGATAAGTAA